AATTTTTTTAATAATAAAGTCACCAGAATATTTACATGAGCTTAGTGGAAAGCACACAAAAACACTGGCATCTTTAAAGTAATTTAATAGTTAGTAACAGGCAAATATCGAAGCAAAGAGTTCTAAAAAAGTTATAGCTATAAAACAGATTTTAAGTTAATAAATAATTTGAATACTAGTTCGAATTTAAAATTTATAAAAATGATTTTTCAATAGAAAAGTCTAATTCATCTTAATTTTAATGATTGATTTAATAAAGAAGTATATAAAAAGTGAAGTTATAAAAAACTTTTTTGTATACTCATTTGGTGCAATTTTTTTAAAAGGAGTTACTTTTTTTTTAATACCCATATACACTAAAATATTAAAACCAGAAGAATTTGGCCAACTAGAATTAATTAACACAGTAATTAGTATCCTGAGTATTATCTATGGGTTTGGTTTAACACAACTCGTTTTTATTAAATATTTTAAATTAAATAAAGAAGAAAAAAAGACTTTTTTAACTAAAATTAATTTAATCTATATAGGATTAGCTGTGCCTTTATTTGCATTAACTGCCATCTTTTTGTTAAATAATAATATTTTTTCTTTACCTAATAATTCGTTTAGCATTATAACGTTAATTTTATTATCAGCATTTTTAACGTTTTTTCAACTTAATTTTTTTTCAATTTCACAATTAGAAAAAAAGGCCGTATTTCTCACTAATTTTAAATTACTTTCCGGAATACTGGTACTTGTCCTTAATGTCATATTAGTCTACTACTATCGGTTGGGTATATCAGGAATATTATTTTCAAACTTTGCAGTACTACTATTAACGGCTTTATTTATTATAACCAAAAATAAAGAATATTTTAGCTTTGCCAGTATAAACAAAATTCAGAAAAAGGAGGTAGCTGATCTTCTAAAAATGGGCATTCCTTTTATTCTCTCTTCGCTTTCGTCCTGGTTAATGATTGCAGCAGATCGTTGGTTGATTGCTTATTTTCTACAACCTTCAAGCGTAGGTATTTATTCTGTTGCCTTTAAGTTCGCAATAGTGTTTGAGCCTCTTTTGATTGCTCCAATATTGAGTGTTTATAATCCTTATATCTTTGAAAAATTTAAAAGAAACAACCTAAATCAAAATTCTTTAAAATTAATAGTTGGTGTAATTTGTATATTTTTCTTACTAAGTATTATAAGCTATTTAGGGGCAAACTTAATGATAGATGAAAGTTTTAGTGAATCCTTATCCCTTATTCCTATATTAGTACTCGGGTTTGCCTTTAGTTTATTAGCTCAGGTTTTTGCTGCCCTAATGATATATCAAAATAAATCTAAGTTACTGGTTCAAAATGTGTTAATTTCATCGTTAATTAATATTTTTATCAATTGCATTTTTATTAAATATTTTGGATTGTTTGGTGTTGCTACTGCTTTTTTACTAAGTAATTTTACCTGGTTTCTGCTTACGTTTTTTCAAAATTATAAATTAAAACAGAAGTTAAAACTTGCTGCTGTTTACCACTAATTTTTAACCTAAAATGAGAGATTTAGTTTTACGTTGCGCTAATATAGCATTTATTAAACGAGCGCCTGCGTTCTGGAATGAGTTTAAATTGTTTCGCAAGAAAACTGAATTACTAGCGGATAACCGTTTTGAAATAAGTGCCAGTAATATTTATCCTTGTATGAACGACCGGACAGTTGCTACTGATTTTGACCGGCATTACATCCTACATCCGGCCTGGGCAGCCAGAATTATTAAAGAAACAAACCCGGAGTTTCATATTGATATATCTTCCAGTTTGAGTTTTTGTACCATGCTTTCTGCTTTTATACCTGTTAAATTTTATGATTACAGGCCAGCCCATTTAAACTTATCTAATTTAGATTCACAACATGGCGATTTACATAATCTGCCGTTTGCTGATAACAGCGTAAGCTCTTTATCTTGTATGCATGTAATTGAGCATATTGGCTTGGGAAGATATGGTGAACCCATTGATCCGCAGGGAGATTTAAAAGCAATTAATGAACTTAAACGCGTTTTAAAGAAAGATGGAACATTATTGTTTGTAACACCAGTTGGTAAGCCCAAAATCATGTTTAATGCCCATCGTATTTACTCTTTCTCGCAAATACAGAGTTATTTTAAAGAATTAGAATTAGTTGGTTTTTCGCTAGTACCTGATGATCCGAAAGTTGCCGGATTAATAACAAATGCTACCCAAGAAATGTCAGATAAGCAAGAATATGGCTGCGGTTGCTTTTGGTTTAAAAAGAAGTAAACTCATCTATGAAAGCATCTATTCTTCGTATTTTAAATAAAATTTTAAAAGAAACACATCTTCAGGTAAGAGGTCGTCAGCAAATAGCTGCCGAAAACAAATACATTTCCTTTTTAGAAAGTTTAGTTTTAAATTCTAATCCAGAGCACTTTCAACATAATTTAGAAGAACCTTTATCAGTAGAGTTAATTATCTTTTCCAAAGATAGGGCGATGCAATTGTATGCTTTATTAGAAAGTATAATTTACAATTTTTCAGAACCAATTAAAACTCATATTTTATATAGATCATCTTCTGATCAACAAGAAAAAAGC
The sequence above is a segment of the Adhaeribacter swui genome. Coding sequences within it:
- a CDS encoding oligosaccharide flippase family protein, which gives rise to MIDLIKKYIKSEVIKNFFVYSFGAIFLKGVTFFLIPIYTKILKPEEFGQLELINTVISILSIIYGFGLTQLVFIKYFKLNKEEKKTFLTKINLIYIGLAVPLFALTAIFLLNNNIFSLPNNSFSIITLILLSAFLTFFQLNFFSISQLEKKAVFLTNFKLLSGILVLVLNVILVYYYRLGISGILFSNFAVLLLTALFIITKNKEYFSFASINKIQKKEVADLLKMGIPFILSSLSSWLMIAADRWLIAYFLQPSSVGIYSVAFKFAIVFEPLLIAPILSVYNPYIFEKFKRNNLNQNSLKLIVGVICIFFLLSIISYLGANLMIDESFSESLSLIPILVLGFAFSLLAQVFAALMIYQNKSKLLVQNVLISSLINIFINCIFIKYFGLFGVATAFLLSNFTWFLLTFFQNYKLKQKLKLAAVYH
- a CDS encoding DUF268 domain-containing protein, with the protein product MRDLVLRCANIAFIKRAPAFWNEFKLFRKKTELLADNRFEISASNIYPCMNDRTVATDFDRHYILHPAWAARIIKETNPEFHIDISSSLSFCTMLSAFIPVKFYDYRPAHLNLSNLDSQHGDLHNLPFADNSVSSLSCMHVIEHIGLGRYGEPIDPQGDLKAINELKRVLKKDGTLLFVTPVGKPKIMFNAHRIYSFSQIQSYFKELELVGFSLVPDDPKVAGLITNATQEMSDKQEYGCGCFWFKKK